GCGGCGACGGCAATCGGCGCCGGGATCACCGGGCCGGGGCCGGGGCTGGTCTCGCTTGGTACATCGGGTGTGATCTTTGCGGCGACCGACCGCTTCCTGCCTGCGCCCGAGACGGCGATCCACGCCTTTTGCCACGCTTTGCCCGGACAATGGCATCAGATGGGGGTTATCCTGTCCGCCGCCGCCTGCCTGGAATGGTGGGCCGGGATCGTCGACCAGCCCGTCGCGGATCTGTTGGCGGAACTGGATCCGCAGCCCGGCCAGCCCTCACGCATCGCCTTTTGGCCCTATCTGACCGGTGAGCGGACGCCGCTGAACGATCCTGCGCAGCGGGCGGGCTTTACCGGGATGTCGGCACGCAGTACCCGCCCGCAGATGACCCGCGCGGTGCTGGAAGGCGTGGTGCTGGCGCTGGCTGAGAATATGTCCGCCTTGAGCGAGGCGGGCGGCGGAGCGGATTCACTGATTGCGATGGGTGGGGGCGCGCGCTCGGATCTGTGGCTGGCGATGCTGGCGCAGGCGACTGGCGTGCCGGTGCTGCGCCCGGCAGGATCCGAGACTGGGGCAGGTTTCGGTGCTGCTCGGCTTGGGTTGATGGCGGCGACCGGGGCGGGGACCGACGCGATGACCCGGCCCGAGATCGCTGCGCGTTTCGATCCCGACCCGGCGCTGCTGCCCAGTTGGTCCGAGGCGCTGTCGCGGTTGCAGGCACAGCGAGCTTGACACCGGCTGAAAGGGGACTATAAGCGCGCACTTCATTGGTGTTGGTGGCCCCCGCGAGGGGATGCCTGTCGGGCCTCGGCCAAAGGACAACGCCCTTCGAAACCATATTGAAGGAGTTCAGCGATGAGCAAGCGCACCGCTGCCAAGTACAAGATCGACCGCCGCATGGGCGAAAACATCTGGGGCCGCGCCAAGTCCCCGGTCAACCGCCGCGAATACGGCCCCGGCCAGCACGGCCAGCGCCGCAAGGGCAAAATGTCCGACTTCGGCACCCAGCTTCGCGCCAAGCAGAAGCTCAAGGGCTATTACGGCGACCTGACCGAAAAGCAGTTCCGCCGCATCTATGCCGAGGCCGAGCGGGTCCGCGGCGATACCGGCGAGAACCTGATCGGCCTGCTGGAGCGCCGTCTGGATGCCGTCGTTTACCGTGCGAAATTCGTGCCGACCATCTTCGCGGCCCGTCAATTCGTGAACCACGGCCATGTCGAGGTCAACGGCCAGCGTGTCAACATCCCGTCCTATCGCGTCCGCGAAGGCGACGTGATCTCGATCCGCGAGCGTTCGCGCCAGCTGGCCATCGTGCTGGAAGCCGTGGGTCTGCCCG
This region of Paracoccus saliphilus genomic DNA includes:
- the xylB gene encoding xylulokinase — encoded protein: MYLGIDLGTSGVKIVLIDDAQRVIGTGHAGLKVSTPQPGWSEQAPQDWIDATRAAIADLGEPLDRVEGIGLSGQMHGAVCLDESDRVLRPAILWNDGRASEEATELDGQQRFRDVTGNLVFAGFTAPKLVWMQRHEPQLFERLRRVLLPKDYLRLWLTGEAISDMSDASGTAWFDPAARDWSDALLSATGMERGMMPSLAEGSAVAGHLRTEIASELGLPAGIPVAGGAGDNAATAIGAGITGPGPGLVSLGTSGVIFAATDRFLPAPETAIHAFCHALPGQWHQMGVILSAAACLEWWAGIVDQPVADLLAELDPQPGQPSRIAFWPYLTGERTPLNDPAQRAGFTGMSARSTRPQMTRAVLEGVVLALAENMSALSEAGGGADSLIAMGGGARSDLWLAMLAQATGVPVLRPAGSETGAGFGAARLGLMAATGAGTDAMTRPEIAARFDPDPALLPSWSEALSRLQAQRA
- the rpsD gene encoding 30S ribosomal protein S4, whose amino-acid sequence is MSKRTAAKYKIDRRMGENIWGRAKSPVNRREYGPGQHGQRRKGKMSDFGTQLRAKQKLKGYYGDLTEKQFRRIYAEAERVRGDTGENLIGLLERRLDAVVYRAKFVPTIFAARQFVNHGHVEVNGQRVNIPSYRVREGDVISIRERSRQLAIVLEAVGLPERDVPDYLEADHNKMTATFVRTPALGDVPYAVHMEPNLVVEFYAKN